Part of the Candidatus Acidiferrales bacterium genome is shown below.
TCAGAATGTTTATAATTCCTAAAACAGAGGACAGAGGAGGAACCGTTGTTTCTGTACCAGCAAGTTTTCATGGTCTAGATTTTGGTCTCAAGCATGAGCTATGAACTGTTCGAAAATATCCGCGGCGCAGAAGAACCGCAATCCTCGGTATCCGAAGAGCGGATTCTAAAGGTAAAAGATCTGTTGCGGCTTTCGAAGAGTGTTCTCGAGCGAAATTTCCCGGAAGTCATTGTCGAAGGAGAGATTTCGAATTTCAAGAAACACGTGCCGTCGGGGCATCTATACTTTACGTTAAAAGACGATGAAGCACAGGTCCGCGTGGTGATGTGGCGGTCTGATGCGGCCCAGGTGCGGTTCGACCTCGGCGACGGCATGAAAATTCTCGTTAAAGGAAAAATCTCTATCTATGAGCCGCGTGGAGATTTTCAATTGTACGCGTTAAGCATTTTGCCGGTGGGGCAGGGGGCGCTGCAGCTTGCGTTCGACCAGCTGAAGAAGAAGCTGGAGGACGAAGGACTCTTTAGCGAAGACCATAAGAAGCCGCTGCCCGAATTTCCGGAACGAATCGGCGTCGTCACTTCACTTGAAGGTGCCGCAATTCGCGACATCATCAGTATTATCAACAGGAGATTTCCTCTGGTGGAGCTTGTCATTTATCCTGTCAAGGTTCAGGGAGACGGTGCAGCGGAAGAGATAGCTGAAGCGATTGTTAATCTAAACAGGGTGTCGAATACCGATGTAATCATTGTTGGAAGAGGCGGAGGAAGTCTGGAAGATCTCTGGGCCTTTAACGAAGAGGTCGTGGCGCGCGCAATTTACGACAGCAGAATTCCGGTTATCAGCGCCGTCGGCCATCAGGTTGATTTTACGATCGCAGATTTTGTTGCGGACGTTCGGGCGGCAACTCCGAGTGCGGCGGCAGAATTGGTCGTGCCGGACAAGTTCAAAGTTCTCTACAGTGTGCAGTCACTGTTGCGCGGGATAACAAAGTCTGTCGAACAGAGACTGCACGAGCTCTCTCTGGAACTTGACAAATTAACTCATCATTATGCGCTCCGACAGCCTGCGTCGCTCGTTGATCAAAGATCGCAGTTTGTCGACGACTTGACGAGGAGAATGCAAGCTGAGACGGAACACTTCATTAAAGGAAGATATGAGAAATTAGCCTCCGTAATTTCACACCTTACTGCGCTTAGTCCTCAGGCAGTCCTGAAGCGGGGATATGCTTTCGTCGAGGGTTCGCGCGGTGTCATCGGATCGGTCAAAAAGATCGAAGTCGGAGAAAATGCAAAGATACATTTGCATGATGGAACGCTCGATTCACAAATCACAGGAAAATATGAGCAAGTCGAAGGTTCAGCTCGCAGGGAACGAGAAGGCTAAAGACGATCTAAGCTTCGAACAGGCTCTCAAGAGGCTGGAGGAGATCGTCGAAACTCTTGAAGCAGGTAACTCGCCTTTGGAAGAATCAGTCAAGCTATACGAGGAAGGCATGGCGCTCGCAAAGTCTTGCATGACGCGGCTGAACGAGGCTAAATTGAAACTGAAAAAAATTCA
Proteins encoded:
- the xseA gene encoding exodeoxyribonuclease VII large subunit, encoding MSYELFENIRGAEEPQSSVSEERILKVKDLLRLSKSVLERNFPEVIVEGEISNFKKHVPSGHLYFTLKDDEAQVRVVMWRSDAAQVRFDLGDGMKILVKGKISIYEPRGDFQLYALSILPVGQGALQLAFDQLKKKLEDEGLFSEDHKKPLPEFPERIGVVTSLEGAAIRDIISIINRRFPLVELVIYPVKVQGDGAAEEIAEAIVNLNRVSNTDVIIVGRGGGSLEDLWAFNEEVVARAIYDSRIPVISAVGHQVDFTIADFVADVRAATPSAAAELVVPDKFKVLYSVQSLLRGITKSVEQRLHELSLELDKLTHHYALRQPASLVDQRSQFVDDLTRRMQAETEHFIKGRYEKLASVISHLTALSPQAVLKRGYAFVEGSRGVIGSVKKIEVGENAKIHLHDGTLDSQITGKYEQVEGSARREREG
- the xseB gene encoding exodeoxyribonuclease VII small subunit; protein product: MSKSKVQLAGNEKAKDDLSFEQALKRLEEIVETLEAGNSPLEESVKLYEEGMALAKSCMTRLNEAKLKLKKIQKKSGGDIEEIDLEVQ